From a single Mangifera indica cultivar Alphonso chromosome 19, CATAS_Mindica_2.1, whole genome shotgun sequence genomic region:
- the LOC123202622 gene encoding ubiquitin-fold modifier-conjugating enzyme 1 isoform X1: MEGWDPNTKSTLTHIPLLTTKAGPRDGTAWTQRLKEEYKALIAYTQMNKSNDNDWFRISAANPEGTRWTGKCWYVHNLLKYEFDLQFDIPVTYPSTAPEIELPQLDGKTQKMYRGGKICLTIHFKPLWAKNCPRFGIAHALCLGLAPWLAAEVPILVDSGMIKHKDDVSSSSES, encoded by the exons ATGGAGGGATGGGACCCCAACACGAAATCAACGTTGACCCATATACCGCTATTAACGACGAAAGCTGGTCCTAGAGACGGCACGGCGTGGACGCAGAGGCTTAAAGAGGAGTATAAGGCTTTGATTGCATACACACAGATGAACAAGTCCAACGATAACGACTGGTTCCGCATCTCTGCCGCCAATCCTGAAGGGACTCGTTGGACCGGAAAGTGCTGGTACGTCCATAACCTCTTGAAGTACGAATTCGATCTCCAATTCGACATTCCGGTTACTTACCCATCCACGGCGCCCGAGATCGAGCTGCCGCAACTCGATGGAAAGACGCAGAAG ATGTATAGAGGAGGAAAGATTTGCTTGACCATACATTTCAAGCCGCTTTGGGCCaaaaattg TCCTAGGTTTGGTATAGCGCATGCACTTTGTTTGGGTCTTGCTCCATGGCTCGCAGCTGAGGTTCCCATTCTTGTTGATTCCGGCATGATTAAACATAAAGATGATGTGAGCTCATCTAGTGAGTCTTAG
- the LOC123202622 gene encoding ubiquitin-fold modifier-conjugating enzyme 1 isoform X2 codes for MEGWDPNTKSTLTHIPLLTTKAGPRDGTAWTQRLKEEYKALIAYTQMNKSNDNDWFRISAANPEGTRWTGKCWYVHNLLKYEFDLQFDIPVTYPSTAPEIELPQLDGKTQKMYRGGKICLTIHFKPLWAKNWCIQNLAAKS; via the exons ATGGAGGGATGGGACCCCAACACGAAATCAACGTTGACCCATATACCGCTATTAACGACGAAAGCTGGTCCTAGAGACGGCACGGCGTGGACGCAGAGGCTTAAAGAGGAGTATAAGGCTTTGATTGCATACACACAGATGAACAAGTCCAACGATAACGACTGGTTCCGCATCTCTGCCGCCAATCCTGAAGGGACTCGTTGGACCGGAAAGTGCTGGTACGTCCATAACCTCTTGAAGTACGAATTCGATCTCCAATTCGACATTCCGGTTACTTACCCATCCACGGCGCCCGAGATCGAGCTGCCGCAACTCGATGGAAAGACGCAGAAG ATGTATAGAGGAGGAAAGATTTGCTTGACCATACATTTCAAGCCGCTTTGGGCCaaaaattg GTGTATTCAAAATTTGGCTGCAAAATCATGA
- the LOC123203342 gene encoding glutamyl-tRNA reductase 1, chloroplastic-like has translation MAFSTGFATAFAGSKVETLLFNPGSSSSSCSFLRGQQIRVLCKSNRNEKRFQRGVRCEVASPSDASTVSALEQLKTSALDRYTKERSSIVVIGLSVHTAPVEMREKLAIPEAEWPRAIGELCNLNHIEEAAVLSTCNRMEIYVVALSQHRGVKEVTEWMSKTSGIPVSELCQHRFLLCNKDATQHLFEVSAGLDSLVLGEGQILAQVKQVVKVGQGVVGFGRNISGLFKHAITVGKRVRAETNIAAGAVSVSSAAVELALMKLPESSRATARMLVIGAGKMGKLVIKHLVAKGCNKMVVVNRSEEKVAAIREEMKGVEIIYKPLTEMLTCAAEADVVFTSTASETPLFFKENVKDFPPVDPAVGGLRLFIDISVPRNVGSCVEDVESARVYNVDDLKEVVAANKEDRLRKAMEAQAIIGEESKQFEAWRDSLETVPTIKKLRAYAERIRMAELEKCLSKMGDDISKKSRRAVDDLSRGIVNKLLHGPMQHLRCDGSDSRTLDETLENMHALNRMFGLETDTSLLEQKIRAKIEQNQK, from the exons ATGGCCTTTTCTACTGGCTTCGCGACCGCTTTCGCCGGTTCTAAGGTGGAAACTTTGTTGTTCAATCCCGgctcttcttcttcgtcttgtTCTTTTTTGAGGGGTCAACAAATACGCGTCCTCTGTAAATCCAATCGCAATGAGAAAAGATTTCAAAGGGGAGTTAGATGCGAAGTTGCTTCTCCATCTGATGCCTCCACTGTCTCCGCTCTCGAGCAGCTTAAAACCTCCGCGCTTGACC GATATACAAAGGAAAGGAGCAGCATTGTGGTTATTGGGCTTAGTGTTCACACTGCACCTGTTGAGATGCGAGAAAAACTTGCCATTCCAGAAGCAGAATGGCCACGGGCCATTGGGGAGTTGTGTAACTTAAATCATATAGAAGAGGCTGCTGTTCTTAGTACCTGCAACCGGATGGAGATATATGTTGTAGCTCTTTCTCAGCATCGTGGGGTTAAAGAGGTGACTGAATGGATGTCAAAG ACAAGTGGGATCCCTGTCTCTGAGCTATGCCAGCACCGGTTTTTGCTGTGTAACAAAGATGCTACCCAGCATCTTTTTGAAGTGTCAGCTGGTCTTGACTCTCTTGTGCTAGGAGAAGGACAAATCCTTGCTCAAGTTAAACAAGTTGTCAAAGTTGGGCAAGGAGTTGTCGGATTTGGCAGGAACATCAGTGGACTGTTCAAGCATGCAATCACTGTTGGAAAGCGGGTTAGAGCAGAGACAAACATTGCTGCCGGGGCTGTTTCAGTCAGCTCAGCTGCGGTTGAACTGGCTTTAATGAAGCTTCCTGAATCTTCACGTGCCACTGCCCGCATGCTGGTTATTGGAGCTGGCAAGATGGGGAAGCTTGTGATAAAGCACTTGGTAGCAAAAGGATGCAATAAGATGGTGGTTGTAAACAGATCTGAGGAGAAAGTTGCTGCTATCCGTGAGGAGATGAAAGGTGTTGAGATAATTTACAAACCTCTTACTGAAATGCTAACCTGTGCTGCCGAAGCTGATGTGGTCTTCACCAGCACAGCATCAGAAACTCCATTGTTCTTCAAAGAGAATGTTAAGGACTTTCCGCCCGTTGATCCTGCAGTGGGGGGGTTGAGGCTCTTTATTGATATCTCTGTACCACGTAATGTTGGCTCATGTGTTGAAGATGTTGAAAGTGCAAGAGTCTATAATGTTGATGACCTTAAGGAAGTTGTTGCTGCTAATAAAGAGGACCGGCTCCGCAAAGCTATGGAAGCTCAAGCCATCATTGGCGAGGAATCAAAACAGTTTGAAGCTTGGAGGGATTCATTGGAGACTGTTCCTACCATCAAGAAGTTGAGGGCTTATGCAGAAAGAATCAGAATGGCAGAGCTAGAGAAATGCCTATCGAAGATGGGTGATGATATCTCAAAGAAATCAAGGAGGGCAGTAGATGATCTCAGCCGTGGTATTGTGAATAAGCTTCTTCATGGTCCAATGCAGCATCTAAGATGCGATGGGAGTGACAGCCGGACTCTTGACGAAACCCTTGAGAATATGCATGCTCTTAACAGAATGTTCGGCCTTGAAACAGATACATCTCTGTTAGAGCAGAAGATTCGAGCCAAGATAGAGCAAAACCAAAAGTAA